gaaatggtcggtaatctgtttgttaacttggctttcaaagactttagaaaggcagggtaggatagatataggtctgtagcagtttgggtcttgGGTGTCTcgccctttgaagagggggatgaccgcggtagctttccaatctttgggagtctcagacaatacgaaagagaagtttaacaggctagtaataggggttgcaacaatttcagcagataattttagaaagagagggtccagattgtaggggtccagattttttagctctttcagaacatggGTGAAGGatttggatttgggtgaaggagaaatgggggaggcttgggcaagttgctgtggggggtgcaaggctgttgaccagggtaggggtagccaggtggaaagcatgaccacccgtagaaaaatgcttattgaaattctcaattatagtggatttattggtggtaacagtgtttcctagcctcagtacagtgggcagctgggaggaggtgctcttattctccatggtcttcacagtgtcccagaacttttttgagtttgtgctacaggatgcaaatttcttgAAAAAGccagccttagctttcctaactgcttgtgtatattggttcctaactttcctgaaaagttgtatatcacgggggctattcgatgctaatgcagaacgccacaggatgtttttgtgttcgtcaagggcagtcaggtctggagagaaccaagggctatatctgttcctggttcaattttttttgaatggggcatgcttatttaagatggtgaggaaggcacttttaaagaatcaccaggcatcctctactgacgggatgaggtcaatatccttccaggatacccgggccaggtcaattagaaaggtcTGCTccctgaagtgttttagggagcgtttgacagtgatgaggagtggtcgtttgaccgcagacccattacggatgcaggcaatgaggcagtgattgctgagatcttcgttgaaaacagcagaggtgtatttggagggcaagttggttaggatgatatctatgagggtgcccgtgtttacggatttggggttgtacctggtgggttcattgataatttgtgtgagattgagggcatcaagcttagattgtaggatggctggggtgtttagcatgtcccagtttaggtcacctagcagcacgagctctgaagatagatggggggaaatcaattcacatatggtgtcaaGGGCACAGCTgagggcagagggtggtctatagcaagcggcaacggtgagagacttgtttttttttaagtagaagctcaaattgtttggatacagacctggatagtaagacagaactctgcagtctatctctgcagtagattgcaacaccgcctcctttggcagttctatcttgtcggaaaatgttatagttagggatgtaAATTTCAGgctttttggtggtcttcctaagccaggattcagacacggctaggacatccgttttggcagagtgtgcttaagcagtgaataaaacaaacttagggaggaggcttccaatgttaacatgcatgaaaccaaggcttttacggttacagaagtcaacaaatgagagcacctggggaataggagtggagctaagcactgcagggcctggattaacctctacatcaccagaggaatagaggaggagtaggataagggtacggctaaaggctaacagaactggtcgtctagtatgttcggaacagagagtaaaaggagcaggtttctgggcgcaatagaatagattcaaggcataatgtacagacaaaggtgtggtaggatgtgagtacattggaggtaatgatgagagagatattgtctctagagacgtttaaaccaggtgatgtcaccgcatatgtgggaggtggaactaaatggttggtttaggcatattgagcagggctagaggctctacagtgaaataagacaataatcactaaccagaacagtaatggacaaggcatattgatattagggagagggatgcgtagccgagtgatcatagtgagtgtgtggttgggctggctggagacacggcgattcagacagctagcaggccggggctagcaagctagcagaagggccttagagggatgtAGCGAcggaggaaagtctgttttagcCTCCTCGTGCGGTGACGGCGATagaccttgaatgagtaggtgtgtccaaacttttgactggtactgtacaataAGAATAGAACACACAGTTTTTCCAAAGACAtattttattatctatttcatagCTCTTAGCTTACACCAAAATTAAAAAGGTTTTCTCTGGCTCCAATTGGACAGAGGATATGAAACAACACAAAAATATTTTGTGGTACTATGTGAAAACAGATGTTTTCATGTTTATCAGGAATACTGCACTTGCTGTTTATGAAACAGACCATTGATACATAGAGTTACACACAAACTGATATGAAACTCAAACACCTTCAGAATCAATACAGATATGATGAACAATAATAACGACAGATATTAAATGATTTGTATGAATACGGAAATCTCAGGTTAAAAAACGAACCATCCTGAAACAGTGTCTCTATGCATATTGAGATATGTAGCTGTTAGTAAAGCATAAATAGggtaaataacacacacacaaacacacacacacacacacatacatatatatatatatatactataataGTTCTATAATGAAAGATAGAGCTGTACATTTGTCCAGACCCAAACCCTCTCCACATCATCTCCAGGTCATGAGATCAGAGAGTTTTCTTCGGTTTTGAATTATTCTCCTGGCGCTTGCTATGaacagaacacaaacacacaacgtTAAACAAACATTCACACAACGTTTAAACAcctacacacatgcatgcacacgcacttgcaaaacacacacacacacacacacacacacacacacacacacacacacacacacacacacacacacacacacacacacacacacacacacacaggtgtactCACAGCAGGCAGCGTTGTACCCTCTTGGTCCAGGCTTGAGAGGGGTCGGCACACACAAACTTGTCCATCCAAGTGTGGAAGCTGCAACAACACAGCACAATGTCAacacatattacacacacacacacacacacacacacacacacacacacacacacacacacacacacacacacacacacacacacacacacacacacacacacacacacacacacacacacacacacacacacacacacacacacatacacacacacacacacacacacacgcgttacacacacatgcacagatagTGAGTGAATCTCAATGGTTTTTCCTCAAAATGCATTGGAGAAGGTAAAGACAAGACTATTCTACTACCAGATTGTGCTTGGCTGTGATTGGAGGATAACTCACATGACAGCGTGGATGTCACAGGAGGAAGTAATGGGCTGGTGGGTGTATTTTTTCAGCCGTCGGCATTGCAATGGACGCCGAGTGTACTTCAGACAGCAatgtgctacacacacacacacacacacacacacacacacacacacacacacacacacacgcacgcacacacaaacatgttaAACAGTAAGATAGGGGGAGCATGTGTGTCTGCAAGAAAGACAATTGTGTGCTTgtttatgttgtgtgtgtgtgtgtgcttgtttatattgtttgtgtgtgtgtgtgtgtgtgtgtgtgtgtgtgcgtgcgtgcgtgcgtgcgtgtgtgtgtgtgtatgtgtttttacTATGGCTTGTGTGTGGATGtatggtgtgtttgtgttagcactgttaggttctaattctcagagtaaaaaacTCAACAGACActaagtttattcttcccagagggtctGTACAGCTGCATTCAGACAAATACATTTTCACACAAACACTGATATTTAACCGTTCCTCAaagctgagtctcctcctacacatctgtaCAAACATCGTTCTTTACTGCTGGGCAGGACACTAGTGATACAGTCCATAAACCTTTATTTCTCCCTTAAGGTGACCTGACCTGATCTCAATCCCCctccatcactaatccatggctctctgcccttatcaatgcctgccacatgtaatcgcttccctgcactcaacacttccaagcttaattgcacccactatataccttcctcctataaccattaacttctggtgtagaccctctaaaCCTCAGCACTCCATCCAAGTGAcatatatttcatattctcagaacccaacagcaCTCACCTGATTGTGTGGAGGGGATGAGGGTGAGGATGAGGAGAGATAACAGCACAGCCAGGACACACACTCTACAACATAGCATCCTGATCTTCAGATGGGTTCCACAGACACAGAAAGTAGGGAGAGTGAGATAGAGTGTTtcagtagtgtgtgtgagagagagagagagagagagtgtttctGGCTGGGAGTTTGTGTTCTTTAAGTAGGGATCTGGCTGGATTTCACCCAGATAGCAGTGTCATGGAATGTATTGGCAGGGGGTGTTGCGGTGGGGCGAGGGGGCGTTGTTAGGCTGTTGTGCGACTGTTGGTATGCTCAGTGTTCAGGTGTATTGCGTGTGTGCGTGCTCTGCCAATGAGATTTATTTTCTTCTCCACTTCCTCCTTGGCTGCAGATTAACTACTGATCTTGTTTTCCTCTACTGAAAGATAATGCTGGAATGTAAGCAGTGTGTAGGAGTGGAGTGGAGCAATCTTACCTGAGGAGTGTGTAAACAGCTGAATGAATGGGAGTTGATGTAAGGACCATAGACTAAAATAGGATATGACCTTCACAAACTTCTCAGGTAATATAATTCCAGCCATTGTGTCAAAGTCTTCAGTTTGACGTCACAGCTGTGATGAAGTACTTATTGTGGATCCAAACTATCATTGACACCAATAGATGATGTAAGATTTGCGTCATTGTTAATTGTTACCGAGACACGGAAATGTGTATTTTTATACATGAATAAACCCAGGGAGAGTTTAGTGCACAGGGTTAGTCACAGTTTTAAGGTGGTAAAGTGGAAGACATATCACCTGATTACAACTAGGCTACTTTCTTGACGATCCAACTAGATGGCAGTTCAGACCAGGGACGGACTGGGAATGAATAATGGCCCTGGACTTTTAGACTCAGACCGGcccctccaacccccccccccccccccccccctcccagcgATACACCACCACCCACACAACCCACGTCACACTTTATGTAAACAAGATTACTGAACAATATTTATAACAATAACTTTAGTAAAATAGATGTAAAATAGAACAAGAGGAATGTGTTTCTCTTAGGAGGAGGCTGGCTAGAAGGAGCACATATTGGCACAATGGCACTGGCAGCAAGGTGGCACGAATCTCTGGAACCATCTGAccagtaaaataaataatacaggaATACATTTGTTGGTAAAAATACTGGTGAGTAGGCAAGTcatagaataaaataaaaatacacataTTTCCTACATCCTTAAGCCTTGTGTAGTCTTTACATTCTctatactccccttgtcctaagggtaaaaaatgacccgccttcactgaacccctaaaataaagcagcttaattgaattttaaacccccaATCTATTTTGCGTttagaaacaacctgtcattcatcacaaactttgtgaaaattggggttttccctcttcacaatgcagaaagactgcatttaatcagtggacaccactcgtttttattacaacacaactgtcataattgttttctttactaaagtagaggtttattattattattattattgataaaggtactgcataggtgtaaacatatctgttttagcaagagatagcacttgtatagcctaagaaagtagcataaatgtgcagaaagtatgcatttgaatgcattttattgaagggaaacaataactgTTTTGACCTTTTTTgacaacatagtgatatattattatatactgtacaatgaggaattcaactacaaaatactagtctgcTCCCAGTTTTTGAACCATTGCCCCTACCCACAAGGTgtttaaacaacaacaataaataagaataaaataagataatagatacaaaacagaaatgtgaagaacataaatcaatcaactctaattagcacatgtaagacagtatgcaagtgtgtgtgcatggactttgcagatgtatttctcacacgtgcagcacatagtatttgtagtacagtccttctttgggggcagaattggcatctcctcctcttgcctgccccagctgcagcctcaggtggatcaggacaagactCAGCCCCCTAAACAGCTTTCACAagtgctgcagaggctgctgtgcgggagaggcgctcccttctttgaatgtgtggggttacaagtgcctttcccagctgctccaggaacaccctcctcttgttccgcttatcaggcatccaggtttggttgatcttgttccatatcatgaaggcattgtatgaggacacatcaatggtGTTATGgtagatgaccaggggccagcgggcagtcatcctcctgcagctgtaagttccaatcaccttgtccaggttgtccacgcctcctttgttgtggttgtagtccaggatgatgactagtttcctgtcctcacgatcactgatctcagccattttgtgcagtgtgctcaggaggaacacattcttgttcctctttgtgaggtaagaaactagagtggtggtgggggtgaaggctgtcacgttcctgacctattgttcctttttcttttatttatttagttggtcagggcgtgagttggggtgggttgtctatgtgtgtttttctatgttggggtttttgtgttcggcctggtatgattctcaatcagaggcagctgtagatcgtttgtccctgattgagaatcatactaaggcagccggggtttcacgggtgttttgtgggtggttgtatcgcgtgtctgtattcgtttaccacacgggactgtttgcggtttgtcacatttattgttttgtatgttaagtgttcattcgattttcattaaataatcatggacacaaaccactccgcgtattggtctgatccttctcgcctctcctcctcgtccgaggaggaggattacgacgaccgttacaaaggcaaactttgatgagaaggcctctctc
The window above is part of the Salvelinus namaycush isolate Seneca chromosome 7, SaNama_1.0, whole genome shotgun sequence genome. Proteins encoded here:
- the LOC120050330 gene encoding C-C motif chemokine 20-like produces the protein MLCCRVCVLAVLLSLLILTLIPSTQSAHCCLKYTRRPLQCRRLKKYTHQPITSSCDIHAVIFHTWMDKFVCADPSQAWTKRVQRCLLKRQENNSKPKKTL